A window of Bactrocera dorsalis isolate Fly_Bdor chromosome 4, ASM2337382v1, whole genome shotgun sequence genomic DNA:
tgtccgatcaaaatcaagataaagatttttataccattttataCTATAAGAAATGCTCCTATGAcgagtattatagcttcgctgcagttttttcttttttaaagttATGTTGCTACCAAGGCATTTCGCTCCCAAAACATTTAAGAAATGcgaatgaaattattattcttGTTTAGAAGTGCAAATAAATTGGCTCACTTCTCTTCCCTGGATGTAATAGTGTTTTGTATAGAAATAGATTCTTGCAAGAGATACTCCAGGACTTACTTAACGAGTATGTATAATTCAATGACAATAGATTTTGAGCTTAATCCCATTTACATAGATTCTCGATCTCGATTATtatcaaccgcctcttcaggtgtcgaaaaacgttgaccgTTGACGACGACTTataaaatcgatgttttgagtctTCAAAACTGTAGTGGTTTCAAttgatgtgtgagagctcgcattttCGTGGTTAAGAGTGATTCGCTTTCGACGGTTGGTTTTCCTGAAAGCCTACTGGCAAACAAATGCCACCACTTAGAATTTACTGTTCCGCATTATTCTAGTAGTAGGGTTGCGACATGTccagtttttctaaaaaaaaacacttttattgGATTCGGCTCATCTGGAAACACCCATGCAGTTTACTTTCGATCTCATACGCGTAAATTTAGAATTCATCAACTGTCATGCTGTCATAGATCTGTATAAAAACAGcgttttcgtatttatttaaatttttctcgaCTAATCGTCACGAGCTTTTCTTGAGCGATCGAAGGTGTGGGATCCAAATGCGACAAATCTTGTTTATAAtcaattttatagttttctcaATCTCAAGATAGGTCACATGCcgatcttgcaatatcaatTTCCGGAGCAACAACtcattttggacgaccttcaccaAATTCGTCTTGGAATGATCTAATGTCTCAATACACTGGTCATTAATGGAGCTTCATCGTAAAACATTGAATTAAGTTCGACGATGtactgttgctgagttaatccacgtcgaaagttgtaaaaaataagcgCACAAAAGTGTTCgcgatttaattatattttttggccgagatgaatgttttaagttactgtaaacaacaccaatagcgctcgtatgtcaaaacgttctgagtatatatgtataacatcaaGAATTTCGAATTTCACGATGCAGTTTTGAGTGGCCAACTGGGGTTGTCGAATCCCGAATTATAAAAGGTCACCTacgtaattttaaaatattatgattCAATAAAAAGCGCTTCAGATTCGAAACAGCGACTACAAAAAAATGTCCTTCACTTTTCCCTTCCCATCCTACTAATCTTAATTAatcttatttttacaaatacatacttataaataaaaataataccttTTGGCTGCCAAAATTGTCGAAACCAACAggttcatatatattttcatcCTCTTCAGCATTTGGTAATCCACCATTTTCACAAGTCGCAGCAAAGTTATCACCATCCTCGTAGATGCCGTCAATGTCATCATCATTTAGATTACTATTTGATTTCTGTTTTGAGATGGGTATTAATTTATTACTTGCTCTTTATATGCATTAGAAATAAGCCTGTGTTTTACTCTGATTCATTTTAAAAGATGTTATTAGttctcaaaattataaaatgattgtaaatatttttttctgaccTATTGCACCGATATTTGagtttgcttatttattttgaaaacattttttttataattattcaaTTCACCACTTTTTTATAGTATAGACACCACTTCTTATAGATAAATTTGGATGCCGACACCATCAATTCCGAACGTTTTTATCAgaatcaaaatttaacacaGGCTTGCATGTTTATCACTTCACTTTCACTCACCCCCAACGGTCCATTTCCATTCGTCAAACCCACACTGGACTCCACACCCTGTATAATGCTTTCGTAGCTTCTACACCGATTTACCTCCaaacttttcaaattgtttCGCACATTTCTTTGCTGTCGTTGCGCATATTTGTGCGCCAAATCCACAACGGCATAGATCGGCTCTGATGACCTATTACAAGTCGCCGACGCCGCTTTGTCAACAACGAGTTGTTGTTCTTCATCATCAACACTTTCCAGATCACTATCCACTGACTTGCCATTCGCCTCACCGACAACTGGTTTGGTCATACTGGCTGCCGATTCAATAAATGATTCTTCCTCCAACTTTTTCGTTAGGACAATACGCCGCTGCTCATGTCGCTCGACTGCGACATCTGCATTCGCATACGACACGGTTTCCTTCCGGCCTTTGATGTTCATACGCTGTATTTGGTCTTTCACCATAACCATTGCGTGGCTGGAAATAGATTTCGGAGTAGAAGAAAAGAacggttaaaaaaattaaaattgtaaaaaacaaaaacacaaacaaacactacACACTCCAGTGCATGTCGAGAAAGTACGAGTACATAAAGGAGATGTGGctgtagtgtgtgtgtgtcgacGTAATGAAACATCATCTGTAAGGCATCTGTTTATTGACTGCGCATGCAACTATCCTTACGTGCTTCGAGTATACACAAACCCATATGTATCATATTTTGGAATATATATAGGTGCATAAGTTAAAATACACTTGAATTGTTTTGATTCTTACTTTTCCAGCGTTTTCAAGTGCGTTCGCTGTATGGAGCAGACATTCAAAAGAAAATCACTCTGTTTTGCTTTAAATGTGTACATTTGTGCGCGCTAAACACTTCTACTTAGGTATATAATTACAGTTCATTTGAAATTTCTAGTCTGAGCTAAACCATGTGCTGCTGCAACGCTAAGCGTCGCTGCAAACTCCAATGAATCAATGCCTCAACGCAATGCATATGCCATCTAAATCTATAGATACGAATGCatgtatatactaatatatatctaaatatatacatatgttcacatGTAAGCATTTAAATTTCCTCCTTGTCGCTGCCACTAATAGCTGGATAGATGGATGTTGCGTGCTGCTCGTCGCTGGCACTCAATGGTGCCTGCTATTCCGCTGTTTACATTGACTTAAGAGTGAAGTCAAAAATAGCACGTCACAGTACGGAAATATGCACACATCAcatgcccacacacacacaccaatgcTTAGCTTATTCACAGCGTACATGCAATACTTTAGACTTTAAATGACTGCAGCAACGCATCCGCTAAACGAACTTTATTCATTCAGTCACAGCCAGCCGATTGACGTGTCCACCCTATCCAGATGCTTTTGTGGTCTTTATAgacattgtttttatattttatttgctatgcATTGCCGCCGATACCCTACACCCTGGTGTTATGGTTAAATTAATAGCGGaaggtattttttttaatagaaattcaTTTATGTTGGGGTACAATAATTACCTACAGTAATTTAAGCGATATTTTAAAGCTTTATTATTCTGCAATTCGCATTGTATAAGTAGTAACGGATTACGCTATACGACGTTAGAAATATGAGATGACGTTCTCAAACAGTTTTTTGATTACTTGACTCAGTAGTGTAGAGTACGCAAAAAATCTCTTCGACCGAATTATCTGAGAATCGCTGCTGATCGCGCAACAAAATCGTTGCATTTCCGAAAAGAAAGGCTATTGGCGAAAAATGAGAAAACGTCAAGCCAAAATGGTTCAGGTTTAATCGTTGAAGTCAGGCAGGTTTTATTATGAGCGCTTATCTACTTAGAGCTGCTTCcctatttaataaaaaattgattgtgCAACTTTTATAcctattttagaaaataaaaaaattatatacgtaTCTGCGATGacttacgaggtgtgttcaaaaaataatgtaagttttagttttttgaaacaaaaaaaaaaattataaattattcatTCGTCTACACGAATGTTGTCGTCTTCAAAAAAGTCTCTATTCGATATAATGAACTTAGGCTAGCTCTTCTTTCAATCTTCGCAAAACTCAAACTCTTTCGAGATGGCCTTTAGCTTTTTCAGCTCCGCTTGTAAAACGACGGCCCTTTAAGAgtcttatttttggaaatatgcacacacacgGAGTCATGTCTGGCGAATATGGAGTAGGGGCAACGTTACAGTATTGTTTTTAGCCAAAAATTCACGAATAAAAtctttgatacatttctttTGCCAAATGACAAACGCCTAGCTCATAATAACACGTCAAATTTAGCGTCTGCTAAATACAAGGAAAGCGATGAATGcaaaaaatgatgaaaacaaaaaaatgttatttagaAGCGAGtggcgaaaattaaaaaaaaaaagttatctaaATACTATACACATGTACTCACAAGAGTAGCTCCACTTCAGAAGTTCTATACTAACCACTCCAACACGCGGACGCTTTGAAGCTGCCTTTTTTGCATACGTTTCCAGTGTCTGGTAATACATGTTACATACGTGTATACGTGTTTTTAAGAAGCGCCTCGCAAGTAGCTATTTATAGCGAAACTCTTATCTCGCcggtacatatgtaagtattggAAAGACCCCATTTTACTGTTTTGTTTACTCATTACAAATGTGTGGGCGTTCAACTcataaaaattgtacaatactGCAACTGTTTTACATGTTCATACTCTTACTCATATGTActcttactaattttttttgtaaattacgCAGATTAACAATACACTATGAAAGAGTTGTGaaagatatttttgaaaatggtaATTTATGAATCAATTgctggatttatttaaaaaaaataacaatacatattatttatttgataaaaagtcCAGCTATAAAGAGCAGCTGATTCTGTATCAGACCATACGTATATAAACCCAAATTCTATCAAAAAAGCTTAACAATAAACAGTCGAattgagctcttaatattaatatttagaggtgcctcatcgacatttttggtttcccatataaataacacagggaattttgtttattttgtttggttttgtaatgtacacaaacaaatatttggtaagcgagaatcaacacttattcttataggaaatttaccgatctacaaaaaaggtctacaTAAACTTTGAACTCTACTCTGTGTGAGCGATGACTTAGAAGCATTATTCGTAATtattatcttggtattcacctatatagttagaaggctcacgtggagaaaaggCTCACGTGAAGATTAGagttgcaaatttaaattggcttttaaataaaaactccaaacttagcctagacaacaaagtgcttttgtATAAtacggtcataaagccgatttggatgtatggcattcaactgtggggtacgacctgtgcaactaatattgatatattacaaaGGATTCAATCGAAAATGAACAATCACGTGTttaccatggtacatgcgtaacgaaaatatccataaaaacCTTGGTATCCCTTTGGTTttggaaagaagtagaagacagcagaattaaataaatatctaagcTCTGAAATCACCCAAACTCTtgggctaatgctttggtacattccggTGATCAAACACgatttaaaagaagaaatatgcccgcgtattaaagagcgacgcatcaccaaaacagctcaatcacttgcttgagcctgtctagtttttaaatacatttaagcagatccaataaataaaataatgaaaaaaaaaatatatataggtgTCGCTAAGATCGATAGTTACAATGACATAAGcggtaaaatacaaaaatagtaatATAAATTAGCAATTAAGTTCAGCATGACAAGATTGCATTTCttttatgaattaattaaataaaaatgagataaatcgaaaaaatatggtTTGTTATGCTTATTAGGCATCAGTTTGCaatataagatgaaaaattgtggaaatcatttttttataattttttgttggactttaacaacgaataactttgaatgagttgactcaGCCGAAAAACCTTTTTGTACCTTTTTTGTAGATCgttaaatttcctataagaataagtgttaattctcgcttaccaattatttgtttgtgtacattaaaaatccaaacaaaataaacaaaatttcctgtgttatttatatgggaaatcaaaaatgtcgatgaggcacctcttaatattaatattaagagctcaggtcttaccagaatttgtttttagccatgtcggatgagattttcatggtaactaagaaaaataaaaataaaaactatttttggcccaccttaatgtatatacatatatttgtacactcgtggccacgcaaaatTTTCGAGTATTTGACTACACTTTATAGCGGTACTTTTGTcggtatagaaattttttattcagaaataataaaaataaataatgacatgttatttatcaaaaatattaaaaattaaaaacaaaacacatttagCTATAGATAAATCAATTGAAAGAGAGTGAGTGAgctttacaaaatgagctcGAAAGATAAGAGACTGACATGCGatgaaaaactgaaattttttatttttttaatttaatttcatttatactataattgaaattaatatttttttaaacttgaaaCACGAAGTTTAGTCGGTGTAgcactttaaaaacaataaaatcatcTGTTTTTTTATAAGCTCAGAAAAGCTATGCtgtgttttactcattaaacgtaataaattaaaaactataattataattagataatatagTTTAGTTTACTGATGCTTaccaaaaccataaaaaaaaacaaaattgaagaaaatcccgaacgaacgaaaaagtccgaaaaaatttaagaaagaatagtggtaaggtttgcgtggcgAGTGTAATTGAATAcaaagtgcgttccaaagtaaacaggacttaaaaaaaaacagaaaaaaatgttttttttttcggcaaaatcaatttattttattcaaaatagtcttcttctgcttcaatacagctttttgcacggtccaaaagcatgtcaaacgagtgttttagctcgttggctcgaaggccgccagtatgccggtgcaagcctcttgaatggcctctacgtctgcataacgctttcctttcatgggcgaatgcatttttccgaatgAGAAGAAGTCGCGCGGTGCCATaccaggtgaatacggggagtccTGTTTTCTTTGGAACGCTCTTTATACTAAAAGTAATTTTGGCAAAATTCATTCAGaacaattttttgctttattatttttttactattttcgagATAATCGGTTGAAATAATTCCATATGAATCTCTAAAATTCCGGAATCCCTCAATCTAAAATGTTTTGAATATTCTTCCTAATAATTACCAAACTGGctgcaatttcatattgtttCAACTAGAGTTGACATattactgtgggcaaaaaatagtaagatagaatttaaatttcggatcattttcaagttgttgcacagcccaattcacgaacatacgacggttctggtggtcaagcggcttctgTTCTTGCTTTAGTTTGATCTTATAAGGATGTAGGACATGAAGTTTTCGCAATATTccccacaacgacgtcacagagatgcccaatgcttgagaacgacgttTGAGAGattgatttgggtcttcctcaattgatgcgctagcagCAACAATATTCTCAACATTACGTGCACTTCTATGTCTCACTGcgacgggaacattttgtaggGTGCCTGcggatttaaatttttccactagacgctcagttgttgatctgacaggacgattatgactaccataaattgaacgtagcgctcttaaagttgaggccactgactgcGAATttctgtagtaaattttaataatttcgactcgttgttggattgtatgtctttccatgataaaatggcaaCCATTATTGAAGAGACATGTCAAATGAACAGGAAAAAGTATGGCGTCATTTGCTGTCCCTATTGGTCTGCTCTTATATattctattgaaaaacccgtttcaaattattcaaaaaagacCGAGAACGCTgggcttaagaaaagtgaaagcacaattggttccaaaatcactcaatttttttcgaaaaatatttagcaaactcaaacgaccactCCGGGGAAGACGTTTTGActaaattgaagacattaagcatgaatcgctacgcgcattgaaggttATTCCgcaaattgactttaacaactgtttcgaagattagaaaaacgttggcacaagtgtattggggtcAAAAGGGGTTACTTGAGATTTTGTGGAATAAattgagaattttaaaattatgagtaaagtcttactattttttgctcatacgaggtttgacaattaagtaatgagactgattttattgccgtgcTTGtgaacctgtgaccttgaaattcccttctctttttccggcatccctcgcCTGCTGtatcaagttgagtagacgtgtttTTGTAGTGCTCAtccacgaaaatggaaaaacgaaatcaagagcaacgcgtcgcgataaaattttgcgctagattgggcgaaacagtttcggaaacgtacgctaagattgtaagagtgtatggtgatagtgctcttagtcgtgcccaggctcacaatggttgtctccgcgcgctcCCCACCCGAAAAAaactcgcatgagcaagtcgaaggtggtGAAggtcgtccacaaagaattcgttccaccgaggaaaactgtgaatcaagtctactattgccaagtactcgaaagattgcgaaaacgagtcaacagggtgcgcccagacatcgctcataactggatccttcatcacgacaacgcgccgtgccacaccgcccttagcgttttggcctctaaagggatcgccgtgttacaacagccgccttattctcccgacatgtcaccctgtgactttttttgtttcctaaaaaaaaatcggtggtcaaaggaacccattttgagtcgattacggacatccaggcggccgtgacgagggtactcgctgGAATCGCTGTGCAGCTGTCCAAGgcgactactttgaaggggatggcagagttgtagaataattttcaaatatacggtttttacggaatcagtcttattacttaattgtcatacctcggaGTATTATGtggatatattttttgttatgacCCAACCTTCAAAAAagacttacatatgtaaacgTGTTGCACAATTGGCTAGTGAATGTTGCAggttttcatattttgaaacaaatggGCTAAGAAGAATTTCgtgtgagaaaaaaaaacatttttttatgaaaattttaattttatctataCTTAAAAGTAACTATACGCAGATCACATTTTAAAGATTCAAATGTTGAAAACataatatttatcaatatttccGGTTTTATACTGACTGCATCggctttttatttgattatgaATTATTTGGGTGTAATAAGTTTTATTGCAACGGCTTTGTTATGGAGTATTTAAACAATTGCTTTTCGATTGCTTACCTGTCTTTGGTGCTGCTGGAATATGCTCCACAATTGCTGTCCACATCAACTTCAGCATCATCACTCATTGAACAGTTATCTGACAACAaccagttattgttgttgcgttcGCTGACATTGATGTTGCTTTTGTTACGCTTATACTTTGGAGTAAATTCATTTCGATCACAGTTTGCTTGTGTTGGCTTTGGATAGGATGGAAATTCTTTATTCACCACATGTTGACGGCTCGCGCTAGCGCTTTCCGACGTTGTGGAAGAATTTGATTGTTGCTGGAACATGCTATTTATCTTCAAGACTGTTTGGTTAATTGGTCCATGGCAAGCGGATGCGGAAGCTGAGGAAGATGTGCTGCCGGCACTTGAGGAATTGCGGCCATTGTCGAGTGTGGTAAAGTCAGTCCAGTTACTTTCACCATGCAAACGGAAGTGGGTCGCACTGAAATGCCGTTATATAATGTTATGTTAAGTGGCATGAAAGGCATTTCTGTTTattgtttgaattttaaattgcatATGCGCATAGTTTCTTTTATTGTTCGCCTATTGCACCATTCACGTCAGCAAGCAAATGTACGCATGCGCATACCACCATTCATTCATATGCTTGCACGCTACTTACCTCGCTTCAGTAGTTAAACGCGCATCTGTGACGTTGtcgctgcttttgttgttgtagcttttacAACTTGTTGCGCTAGCTGTTGTGCCACTACTCCTGTTGCAACAGTTcacttgttgctgctgctgccgtttttggtagtgttgttgttgatgttggtaTTTTTTCAGCGGATCGCTTGAATTCACGCCATTACGCTCCAGTAATTTCGCTGTACTGCGCGCAATTGGCAAACGTACCGCTGCACCAGTACCACCCCCGCCACCACCAGCGCTGCTACTATGGCTGGGCAGTGACAGCGCCGGCGCTAAAAGAGACCGCGTCGTCGATTTTACGCCATTTCTCGTTTTTACATTTGCCATGCGCTCCAAATATGCATACTCACTTTGGGCATCCGCCAACTCCACACGCTGCCGCATCGAGTCACAGCTGGACGAAAGCTCTCGCTGACGCTGCGAATTCTGCCCTACACCCGACCACAGCGCATACGATATATTGTCGACAGATGTATTGCGGAAACGTTGCTGCTGTATCGGTAGCAGCGCATACGCCGCGGCGGAGGAGTTGGCGGAAATAATTTTCGTGCTGGCTGTGTTGGTCAAACTATCCAGCAGCATGGTGATCCATTCGCGGTAGGCGTTGCGATCGTCGCAGTGCTGATGAAGAAAAATCCGATTAGAATAAAGTGCAATCAACAAATGAACAAATTAAAATGGATTTATATTGTGGCAGCTagatagttttatatataaaatagtattataaataataagtcTACAATAGTTATTCAAGTCCCTGATACAGATTTTCTATATTTGGTATAAGTAGGCAGCCTGAGAAATTCGAGCTGTTTTAAAGAAAAGCtaattttttcggcaaaattcgattttattaTTCAGCATCGTTGAAATTGAAGACGATAATCCAATTATAGCAATGTTTCAATTCTcctatatacgaggtgtgttcaaaaagtatcgcgaattttgtgtttttcaaaaattatttatttattcatgaatatctatttttccctttcaaagtaatccccatgagatattatacacttgtgccaacggtttttccaatcttcgaagcacttcaaaaaatcatttcttttttatcttcttcagctcctccttcgatgccgtctttatctcgtcaagagaagcgtaacgtcgtcctttcatgggcctcttcagtttagggaacaagaaaaagtcacagggggccagatctggggaatacggtggctgcggcatcattagtgtgttgtttttggccaaaaagtcgcgcacaagcaacgatgtgtgagcaggggcgttatcgtggtgcaatttttttgataggtaaaaatcgaagacgatccaaaacacgtgcaagcaaagcagctgtcaacaattaaatgaacattcaaaatggccgagcttgtcggcataagtgagagacatgagtaccaacataacgccacaaaaaattcgaaattcgcgatactttttgaacacacctcgtacataaGTTTTGTAGTGAAATCTTTATATGGCTTCAAAATAGAGCTCTGCCTCGATGAtttttttccaactcttgagtaAACAGAAAAGGCGCCTTGGTCCGGATTAAAGAGTTTGTGTCCGGCAGCACCCTAAAGTGTGACAGGGAAATGTTACGTTTCTTCGATCTCCTTGGAGTGTCAGCTGCTATGATCAATCACATTTGATGATTATCCAAATcattttgtcaattggcttcggTGCTCATTGTGGCCTTTACAAAAATGAgcaatcaatttttaataatacgaGTAGATTGATTGGGGACTTGCTTGGCATTCTTCTCTTatccttcattattttcactcatttttgaacagctctaactttttttaaacttccgtgaatttaattattttttggttgaactcaaaatctcacctttccaacactatatgtaAGACAcagtgattggtagcactggagatttACGACTggaacgacatctattgacaaaatacgaaaagactttttggaTTACCCAATATATCTCATGAAGAAGCCTTTTGATAATTCTTTTCATTAGCTTAAtatattcattataaaaataaatacccgtgtttataaaatatgatttttaagtaaaattaccCTAATGTGTTcttccaaaataaaaaacaaacccGAGCTTAGCTCTTAATCGATCGGTTCTAATAATATCAGTAAGATAATCAGTATTGGAAGCGCATAAtcttaacaaattaaattttatttcttatgcttatttatgaataatattatataatacaaagTTCACGTTGCAATAAGTTAATAGAGGAGAATGACTCAATTCCTTTATTCTAACTATAGGCAGAAATGCCTgcgttttaatataattatttcacttcaatatatggtaatcatatttttattcaaagttttatatacatagtaggtatacattgtgacaaagtccccggaaattgtaaataaaatgcaaacaatttaattattcaatattttgtcgccttcagaGTAATCTCCACCAGTTATATTACAGTTAGTCCAACGagttttccagtcctcgaaacacttttcataagcattttttgggatggccttcagctttttcagcgaattttgttttatctcttcgatcgactgaaaacaaaTTCTACGGACAGGCAATTTCTGTTTGGGGAACgtgaaaaaatcacacggagccaaatctggtgaattcgaTGGTTGTTCGATGGTaatcattgcgtttttggctttaaattcggtcacaattaTGGCACGATCATCGTGTAAAACCCATAAATTGCTGTTCGAAAATTTCTGCCGTTTTCGacagatgttctcacgcaaacgcctcaatacggccaaatggAACTAATTATTGACCGTCTCTCCCtctggaacaaattcatgaagcatcaaaccacgaatatcgaaacaACAGTGAGCATCAAATTGATTTTTGAGCAGCTTTGGGTCGTTTTTCCCTCcatttcgatgattgttgacttgtttgcatgtcaaactcataaacctaaGTCTCATCCGCAGTCCATGAATGTGGGGTCGGAATTCGCACGTTCAAGAATGTCCAAAGGAACTATTTAcagcattatttttgaaaaagattcagctttatcgagacGAATCGAGAGAAATAAAGCGTTTCATAtctaaaatatccaccaaaaccATTCGAACGTTCtcacgagagatgtcgagccttcttgccatctctctgacacttgcctgacgatttcgATTTTCAACTACCATATcctcgatttttttaatattttcatcatctGAAGAGATCGAAAATCGTCCAGAACGAAGCATGTCTCCAACGATCTCTCGAATGTctttgataaaattaaatacgaaatttggttttgaatacaaaatttgaaacaaattctACTGACTTAAGAAACcattgtaaacaaactggttgaccgATAAGGACAGTCCTAACTACTtgcaaaataagttttttttaaatcatttacccgggaaatttaattacaatatcCGGCACTAAGGTTAGAAACCATAAACTTACATTTAATACACATCCTGACACTTCAGCAGTAAATTCGATTCAATGTCGAGTTTTAACGAATCTTGAGACAATGTGATTAATATTGCCATAACTTCAAAACTATTTCGTTTGAACtacatttggaaaattttaatactatttCTTTACATAATTAACATGAGAACGCTAGAACGtttcttttctaaatttgttattatttttcccaaagcaaaaaatacgatacaattttttggtttcgaaTGATGCAGCACCGTGTTATAAGGGGAATcgcaattcaactt
This region includes:
- the LOC105224986 gene encoding uncharacterized protein LOC105224986 isoform X2, with the protein product MDTQKLTNSSNALASSVQLVKERNRSINKVKLCGYLKKKRNHCDDRNAYREWITMLLDSLTNTASTKIISANSSAAAYALLPIQQQRFRNTSVDNISYALWSGVGQNSQRQRELSSSCDSMRQRVELADAQSEYAYLERMANVKTRNGVKSTTRSLLAPALSLPSHSSSAGGGGGGTGAAVRLPIARSTAKLLERNGVNSSDPLKKYQHQQQHYQKRQQQQQVNCCNRSSGTTASATSCKSYNNKSSDNVTDARLTTEASATHFRLHGESNWTDFTTLDNGRNSSSAGSTSSSASASACHGPINQTVLKINSMFQQQSNSSTTSESASASRQHVVNKEFPSYPKPTQANCDRNEFTPKYKRNKSNINVSERNNNNWLLSDNCSMSDDAEVDVDSNCGAYSSSTKDSHAMVMVKDQIQRMNIKGRKETVSYANADVAVERHEQRRIVLTKKLEEESFIESAASMTKPVVGEANGKSVDSDLESVDDEEQQLVVDKAASATCNRSSEPIYAVVDLAHKYAQRQQRNVRNNLKSLEVNRCRSYESIIQGVESSVGLTNGNGPLGKSNSNLNDDDIDGIYEDGDNFAATCENGGLPNAEEDENIYEPVGFDNFGSQKITASATQPNAFWRYITRLKVNSLLQFTRMRRHHHTDYDTIDLSTPSPSPTPAASNSKTKTTLGKKQSAPASATTTIQTNTSSSQFASIKRKFGAHRKSMQVRVRKICARHYEPKTNFGNKQATQQQVNGNGHFAGGGSGGGAVNGVNSVGVAGKKSKYRWKSVKIRPKHFSGAYNGNNCGTSCTTDDISCKSTRRQSFFGSLPHLRKARVSLFSTPNLHLTAKDQNCNVSNVSDVFDKATEDKMPAERKREYEELNESS
- the LOC105224986 gene encoding uncharacterized protein LOC105224986 isoform X1, with protein sequence MDTQKLTNSSNALASSVQLVKERNRSINKVKLCGYLKKKRNKVGGWRKMWFVLQDKLLLSYASKEEYDNKLVSFKDVLNLVPGTMVRPLGGFRFTIETTTHVMYTFHCDDRNAYREWITMLLDSLTNTASTKIISANSSAAAYALLPIQQQRFRNTSVDNISYALWSGVGQNSQRQRELSSSCDSMRQRVELADAQSEYAYLERMANVKTRNGVKSTTRSLLAPALSLPSHSSSAGGGGGGTGAAVRLPIARSTAKLLERNGVNSSDPLKKYQHQQQHYQKRQQQQQVNCCNRSSGTTASATSCKSYNNKSSDNVTDARLTTEASATHFRLHGESNWTDFTTLDNGRNSSSAGSTSSSASASACHGPINQTVLKINSMFQQQSNSSTTSESASASRQHVVNKEFPSYPKPTQANCDRNEFTPKYKRNKSNINVSERNNNNWLLSDNCSMSDDAEVDVDSNCGAYSSSTKDSHAMVMVKDQIQRMNIKGRKETVSYANADVAVERHEQRRIVLTKKLEEESFIESAASMTKPVVGEANGKSVDSDLESVDDEEQQLVVDKAASATCNRSSEPIYAVVDLAHKYAQRQQRNVRNNLKSLEVNRCRSYESIIQGVESSVGLTNGNGPLGKSNSNLNDDDIDGIYEDGDNFAATCENGGLPNAEEDENIYEPVGFDNFGSQKITASATQPNAFWRYITRLKVNSLLQFTRMRRHHHTDYDTIDLSTPSPSPTPAASNSKTKTTLGKKQSAPASATTTIQTNTSSSQFASIKRKFGAHRKSMQVRVRKICARHYEPKTNFGNKQATQQQVNGNGHFAGGGSGGGAVNGVNSVGVAGKKSKYRWKSVKIRPKHFSGAYNGNNCGTSCTTDDISCKSTRRQSFFGSLPHLRKARVSLFSTPNLHLTAKDQNCNVSNVSDVFDKATEDKMPAERKREYEELNESS